In Intestinibacillus sp. Marseille-P6563, a single genomic region encodes these proteins:
- the rapZ gene encoding RNase adapter RapZ yields MHFLIVSGMSGAGKSRTVATLEDLGFYCVDNLPIALIPQFAEVCFAAAERYERVALVTDVRAGGDFEQLFGSLDSIRDMGCDYSILFLDTDTETLIHRFKETRRKHPLMKKGVGMREAIEEERKMLENVRSRADYVVDTTHLSVAALREHLIQIFTESDPGSLLQVTVQSFGFKYGIPTEADLVFDVRFLPNPYYEISLREHNGTEKCIRDYVFQDGVADELMGHLSGLIDFLLPRYAKEGKSSLVICVGCTGGKHRSVAIAEALTEHINTHGGNASAVHRDYQRG; encoded by the coding sequence GTGCATTTTTTGATTGTTTCCGGTATGTCGGGCGCGGGCAAGAGCCGTACCGTGGCCACGCTGGAGGACCTGGGGTTTTATTGCGTGGATAATTTGCCCATTGCGCTCATCCCGCAGTTTGCCGAGGTCTGCTTTGCGGCCGCTGAGCGCTATGAGCGGGTCGCTTTGGTGACCGACGTGCGCGCCGGCGGGGATTTTGAGCAGCTGTTCGGTTCGCTCGACAGCATCCGGGATATGGGCTGTGATTACAGTATCCTGTTTTTGGATACCGATACCGAGACGCTGATTCACCGCTTCAAGGAGACCCGCCGCAAGCATCCGCTGATGAAAAAAGGCGTGGGCATGCGCGAGGCCATTGAGGAAGAACGCAAGATGCTGGAAAATGTCCGCAGCCGTGCCGATTATGTGGTGGATACCACCCATCTGTCGGTGGCCGCGCTGCGCGAGCATCTCATCCAGATTTTTACCGAAAGCGACCCGGGCAGCCTGCTGCAAGTGACCGTCCAGTCGTTTGGGTTTAAGTATGGCATCCCGACCGAGGCCGATCTGGTCTTTGACGTGCGTTTTCTGCCCAATCCGTACTATGAAATCAGCCTGCGCGAACACAATGGCACCGAAAAGTGCATCCGCGACTATGTGTTCCAGGACGGTGTCGCCGACGAACTGATGGGGCATCTGAGCGGCCTGATCGACTTTTTGCTGCCGCGGTATGCCAAGGAAGGCAAATCGTCGCTGGTCATCTGCGTCGGCTGCACGGGCGGCAAGCACCGTTCGGTGGCCATTGCCGAAGCCCTGACCGAGCACATCAACACGCATGGCGGCAACGCCAGCGCGGTACACCGCGATTATCAGCGAGGATAA
- the murB gene encoding UDP-N-acetylmuramate dehydrogenase produces the protein MDYRTFYEKITPVRAEIGLIEGEPMKKHTTFQIGGPAEIFVQPRSLGAFLTVFTAARATGAPLTVVGRGSNLLVSDAGVEGIVLCTCGINGVRVEGNHIRAEAGATLAQVAQAALHAGLTGAEFAAGIPGTVGGGVFMNAGAYDGQLADLVTQSVYLDETGASRVLRGEEHRFGYRMSAYKEHPDWVVMEAEFALQPGDPAQIRAKMDDFARRRREKQPLNYPSAGSTFKRPEGYFAGRLIEDAGLKGASVGGAQVSEKHAGFVINQGNATCADVAGLIAHIQQTVYEKFGVRLECEVRRIGS, from the coding sequence ATGGATTATCGTACGTTTTATGAAAAAATCACACCGGTCCGCGCGGAAATCGGCCTGATCGAAGGCGAACCGATGAAAAAGCATACAACTTTTCAAATTGGAGGCCCAGCCGAGATTTTTGTGCAGCCGCGCAGTCTGGGCGCGTTTTTGACAGTGTTCACCGCCGCACGCGCCACGGGCGCGCCGCTGACCGTCGTGGGACGCGGCTCCAACCTGCTCGTCAGCGACGCCGGGGTCGAAGGCATTGTGCTGTGCACCTGCGGCATCAACGGCGTGCGGGTCGAAGGCAACCACATCCGGGCCGAAGCCGGGGCCACCCTGGCTCAGGTCGCGCAGGCCGCGCTGCATGCCGGTCTGACCGGCGCCGAATTTGCCGCCGGGATTCCGGGCACCGTGGGCGGCGGCGTGTTTATGAATGCCGGCGCTTACGATGGACAGCTGGCCGATCTGGTCACCCAGTCGGTCTATTTGGACGAAACAGGCGCCAGCCGGGTGCTGCGCGGCGAGGAGCACCGGTTCGGATACCGCATGAGCGCCTATAAAGAGCACCCCGATTGGGTGGTAATGGAGGCCGAATTTGCCTTGCAGCCGGGCGATCCGGCGCAGATTCGCGCCAAGATGGACGATTTTGCCCGCCGTCGCCGGGAAAAGCAGCCGCTCAATTATCCGAGCGCGGGCAGCACGTTCAAACGGCCGGAAGGATACTTTGCCGGACGGCTCATTGAGGACGCGGGCCTCAAAGGCGCGTCGGTGGGCGGCGCACAGGTGTCCGAAAAGCATGCGGGCTTTGTCATCAACCAGGGAAATGCGACCTGCGCGGATGTCGCGGGTCTGATCGCACACATCCAACAGACAGTCTATGAGAAATTCGGCGTGCGGCTCGAGTGCGAGGTGCGCCGGATCGGATCGTAA
- a CDS encoding NAD(P)H-dependent glycerol-3-phosphate dehydrogenase yields MKIFVLGSGGWGSALAILLHNNGHKVTMWTFFKEECERLQRERANEKLLPGVKIPEEIEITNEMTGVQDAEMVIMAVPSFAVASTAESLAAVLPEGIPVVNVGKGLDAKHGYCRFSETIDRALHGKNPVVALTGPTHAEEVSRGVPTAIVAASASRQAAELTQDVFMSDVFRVYTSPDIVGAELGGAFKNIIALGAGISDGLGLGDNSKAAFMTRGLTEIARLGVTLGARQDTFAGLSGVGDLIVTCCSMHSRNRRAGILIGQGKTAKEAMEEVGAVVEGYYATEAGYMLAKKMGVNMPIVEAMYHVLYEGGDVREGITALMRRAKTHESEEVWLS; encoded by the coding sequence ATGAAAATCTTTGTTCTTGGCAGCGGCGGCTGGGGTTCAGCCCTGGCGATTTTGCTGCACAACAATGGGCACAAGGTCACCATGTGGACCTTCTTTAAGGAAGAGTGCGAGCGTTTGCAGCGTGAGCGCGCCAATGAGAAGTTGCTGCCCGGTGTGAAGATCCCAGAAGAAATCGAGATCACCAACGAGATGACGGGTGTGCAAGATGCAGAAATGGTCATCATGGCAGTACCGAGCTTTGCGGTGGCATCCACGGCCGAAAGCCTGGCCGCCGTGCTGCCCGAAGGCATCCCGGTGGTCAATGTAGGCAAGGGCCTGGACGCCAAGCATGGCTATTGCCGTTTTTCCGAGACCATCGACCGGGCGCTGCATGGCAAGAATCCGGTCGTCGCACTCACCGGCCCGACCCATGCCGAGGAAGTTTCGCGCGGCGTGCCGACCGCCATTGTGGCCGCCTCGGCCAGCCGGCAGGCAGCCGAACTGACCCAGGATGTGTTCATGAGCGATGTATTCCGCGTGTACACCTCGCCCGACATCGTCGGGGCAGAACTCGGCGGTGCGTTTAAGAACATCATCGCCTTGGGCGCCGGTATTTCGGATGGTTTGGGGCTCGGAGATAACTCCAAGGCTGCGTTTATGACCCGCGGCCTGACCGAGATCGCCCGCCTGGGCGTGACCCTGGGCGCGCGGCAGGATACCTTTGCCGGGCTGTCCGGCGTGGGCGACCTGATCGTCACCTGCTGCTCGATGCACTCGCGCAACCGCCGCGCGGGCATCCTCATCGGCCAGGGCAAAACGGCTAAGGAAGCCATGGAAGAAGTCGGCGCCGTGGTCGAAGGGTATTACGCGACCGAAGCCGGATATATGCTGGCCAAAAAGATGGGCGTCAATATGCCGATCGTGGAAGCGATGTACCATGTGCTGTACGAGGGCGGCGATGTGCGGGAAGGCATTACCGCACTGATGCGCCGCGCCAAAACGCACGAAAGTGAAGAAGTCTGGCTGAGCTGA
- the plsY gene encoding glycerol-3-phosphate 1-O-acyltransferase PlsY, translating into MGVSHFCIIAAIAYLLGSLSFAIIICKLTLGKDIRTYGSGNAGLTNSYRTMGAGKTLLVLVGDIGKAAVALAVGGMLAGMMGKLVAGIFVILGHVFPVYFGFRGGKGVLVGATMLVFLDWRIFLVAFVLFVIAVGLTRWVSLGSILGAISFPITMQIFHHDVRLTVVSACMSAAVIFMHRSNIKRILTGKENRFSFHSKPQIEQDAEKK; encoded by the coding sequence ATGGGGGTATCTCATTTTTGCATCATCGCAGCCATCGCCTATCTGCTCGGTTCGCTGAGCTTTGCCATCATCATCTGTAAGCTGACGCTCGGCAAGGACATCCGCACCTATGGCAGCGGCAACGCCGGATTGACCAATTCCTACCGCACCATGGGCGCGGGCAAAACGCTGCTGGTGCTGGTGGGCGACATCGGCAAAGCTGCGGTTGCGCTGGCCGTGGGCGGTATGCTCGCCGGCATGATGGGCAAACTGGTGGCAGGGATCTTTGTCATCCTGGGCCATGTGTTTCCGGTGTACTTTGGTTTTCGCGGCGGCAAGGGCGTGCTCGTCGGCGCGACCATGCTGGTCTTTTTGGACTGGCGCATCTTTCTGGTGGCGTTTGTCCTCTTTGTGATCGCCGTGGGGCTGACCCGCTGGGTGTCGCTCGGCTCCATTCTGGGGGCCATCAGCTTTCCGATCACCATGCAGATTTTCCATCACGACGTGCGGCTGACCGTCGTATCCGCCTGCATGTCGGCAGCGGTCATCTTCATGCACCGCTCCAATATCAAGCGCATCCTGACCGGCAAAGAAAACCGGTTTTCCTTCCACTCCAAACCGCAGATCGAACAGGACGCGGAAAAGAAATGA
- the der gene encoding ribosome biogenesis GTPase Der, with amino-acid sequence MSKPTVAIVGRPNVGKSQLFNRLAGKRLSIVEDTPGVTRDRLYADSEWRGRTFSVIDTGGIEPRNDNEILKFMRYQAEAAIHHADVIVFITDLKTGVTAADEEVASMLQRSGKPIVLAVNKCDKPGAPDPGIFEFYNLGLGDPFGISALHGYGTGDLLDAVYEHFPPEEGDGEEEGRIRVALIGKPNVGKSSLLNKVLGEERVIVSNVAGTTRDSVDADVDNAHGKFTFIDTAGIRKKSKVEEKIEKFSVMRSLMAVERADVCVIMIDATEGVTEQDTKVAGEAHNAGKACIVVVNKWDLVEKDGSTMKEYTLRVREGLAYMPYAPVLFISALTGQRVDKLYGLIAEVYEQNHKRIPTGQLNSILAEATARVQPPTDKGRRLKIYYVTQAGVTPPTFVFFCNDARLFHFSYQRYLENQIREVFGLTGTPVRIVVRQRGDKE; translated from the coding sequence ATGTCGAAACCTACGGTTGCGATTGTCGGCCGTCCGAATGTCGGCAAGTCGCAGCTTTTTAACCGTCTGGCCGGCAAGCGCCTGTCCATTGTCGAGGACACGCCGGGCGTGACGCGCGATCGCCTGTATGCAGACAGCGAATGGCGCGGCCGGACCTTTTCGGTCATCGATACCGGCGGCATCGAGCCGCGAAACGATAACGAAATCTTAAAATTCATGCGTTACCAGGCCGAAGCGGCCATCCATCACGCGGATGTGATCGTGTTCATCACCGACCTCAAGACCGGTGTGACCGCGGCCGACGAGGAAGTCGCCTCCATGCTCCAGCGCTCGGGCAAGCCGATTGTGCTGGCAGTCAACAAGTGCGACAAGCCGGGCGCACCCGACCCGGGCATCTTTGAGTTTTATAACCTGGGGCTGGGCGACCCGTTCGGCATTTCGGCCCTGCACGGCTACGGTACCGGCGACCTGCTGGACGCGGTGTATGAACACTTCCCGCCCGAAGAGGGGGATGGCGAGGAGGAAGGCCGCATCCGGGTCGCACTCATCGGCAAGCCCAATGTGGGCAAGTCCAGCCTTTTGAATAAGGTGCTGGGCGAAGAGCGCGTGATCGTGTCCAACGTCGCGGGCACCACGCGCGACAGTGTGGACGCCGATGTGGACAACGCCCACGGCAAGTTCACCTTCATCGACACCGCGGGCATCCGCAAGAAGTCCAAGGTCGAGGAAAAAATCGAAAAATTCTCGGTCATGCGTTCGCTTATGGCGGTCGAGCGCGCCGATGTGTGCGTCATCATGATCGACGCGACCGAAGGCGTGACCGAACAGGACACCAAGGTCGCGGGCGAAGCGCACAACGCGGGCAAGGCCTGCATCGTGGTGGTCAACAAATGGGACCTGGTCGAAAAGGACGGCAGCACGATGAAGGAATACACCCTGCGCGTGCGCGAAGGCCTGGCCTATATGCCCTATGCGCCCGTGCTGTTCATCTCGGCGCTGACCGGCCAGCGGGTGGATAAGCTCTACGGCCTGATCGCCGAAGTCTACGAGCAGAACCATAAGCGCATCCCGACCGGCCAGCTCAACTCGATTCTGGCCGAGGCGACCGCGCGCGTCCAGCCGCCCACCGACAAGGGCCGCCGCCTGAAGATCTATTATGTCACCCAGGCTGGTGTGACCCCGCCGACGTTCGTCTTTTTCTGCAACGATGCGCGGCTGTTCCATTTCTCCTATCAGCGCTATCTCGAAAATCAGATCCGGGAGGTCTTTGGCCTGACCGGTACGCCGGTGCGCATCGTTGTGCGCCAGCGCGGGGATAAAGAATAA
- a CDS encoding DUF512 domain-containing protein yields the protein MASKIVSVDPGSPCARAGVQAGETLLKIDGAPIRDVLDLKFYSYDSRVTLLVQDAAGQTREVRVRKAEGEPLGLNFEHYLMDKMKRCSNKCVFCFIDQLPRGMRDTLYVKDDDARLSFLMGNYISMTNLSEEDVQRILRMHISPINISVQTTNPELRVQMLRNPRAGEALKLLPRFAEAGITMNCQLVVCEGLNDGEELVRSLRDLEALFPAVNSISVVPFGMTRHREGLYPLKPTSVEGAGRILDIVEAFAAECLTKHGTRLAWGGDELYLKAGRPLPDADYYEDFTQFENGIGMLPLFMEEFRLALPDYAGRTARSFTIATGTAAGPSLAKLIDEAGQVCDNLDGKVVEIRNDFFGHGVSVAGLITGQDLAAQLEGRDLGERVLISANMLRDGGDVFLDDLTPAEVSARIGVPVVPVEIDGADLLAKIFEE from the coding sequence ATGGCGTCCAAAATCGTATCGGTCGACCCGGGTTCGCCCTGCGCGCGCGCCGGTGTCCAGGCCGGGGAAACGCTGCTCAAGATCGACGGCGCGCCCATCCGGGACGTGCTCGACCTGAAATTTTACAGCTATGACAGCCGCGTGACGCTGCTGGTGCAGGATGCGGCCGGACAGACGCGGGAGGTCCGGGTGCGCAAGGCCGAAGGCGAACCGCTGGGCCTGAATTTTGAGCACTACCTGATGGATAAAATGAAGCGGTGCTCCAACAAATGTGTCTTTTGCTTTATCGACCAGCTTCCCCGCGGTATGCGTGATACACTGTATGTCAAGGACGACGATGCACGCCTGTCCTTTTTGATGGGCAACTATATCTCGATGACCAACCTGTCTGAGGAGGACGTGCAGCGCATTTTGCGCATGCACATCTCGCCCATCAACATTTCGGTGCAGACGACCAATCCCGAATTGCGCGTCCAGATGCTGCGCAACCCGCGCGCGGGCGAAGCGCTGAAACTGCTGCCGCGCTTTGCTGAGGCAGGCATTACGATGAACTGCCAGCTGGTCGTGTGCGAGGGTCTCAACGACGGGGAGGAGCTCGTCCGGTCGCTGCGCGACCTGGAAGCCCTGTTCCCGGCGGTAAACAGCATTTCGGTCGTGCCGTTCGGCATGACCCGCCACCGCGAAGGACTGTATCCGCTCAAACCCACGTCGGTCGAGGGCGCGGGGCGTATCCTGGACATCGTGGAAGCCTTTGCGGCCGAGTGCCTTACAAAGCATGGCACGCGCCTGGCCTGGGGCGGGGACGAACTGTACCTCAAGGCCGGCCGGCCGCTGCCCGATGCCGATTATTACGAGGATTTCACCCAGTTTGAAAACGGCATCGGCATGCTGCCCCTGTTTATGGAGGAGTTCCGGCTGGCGCTGCCCGATTATGCGGGCCGCACGGCGCGGTCGTTCACCATCGCCACCGGCACGGCAGCCGGTCCGAGTTTGGCAAAACTAATTGACGAGGCCGGACAGGTGTGCGATAATTTAGACGGAAAAGTTGTGGAGATCCGCAACGACTTCTTTGGGCATGGCGTTTCGGTGGCTGGCCTCATCACCGGCCAGGACCTGGCCGCCCAACTGGAAGGCCGGGATTTGGGCGAACGGGTGCTCATTTCGGCCAATATGCTGCGCGACGGCGGCGATGTCTTTTTGGACGACCTGACGCCCGCCGAGGTCAGCGCGCGTATCGGAGTGCCGGTGGTGCCGGTCGAGATCGACGGCGCCGACCTGCTGGCCAAGATTTTTGAAGAATAA
- the rpmF gene encoding 50S ribosomal protein L32, which produces MAVPKRKTSKARRDKRRNSHWKLSLPGMTKCPNCGEFKLGHRMCKACGYYNGREVVKTEA; this is translated from the coding sequence ATGGCAGTACCTAAGAGAAAAACGTCCAAAGCAAGACGTGATAAGAGACGTAACTCCCACTGGAAGCTTTCGCTCCCCGGCATGACCAAGTGCCCGAACTGCGGTGAGTTCAAGCTGGGCCACAGAATGTGCAAGGCTTGCGGCTACTACAACGGCCGTGAGGTTGTCAAGACTGAGGCGTAA
- a CDS encoding YceD family protein: MRIDLKKLSGVYGSKIPFAGQADLSAEAVYGEYPFQQPVQYEGEIVNHLGVLKLTAGVQAVYSTHCARCLKPLDVPLEAQVETVLSREGEEEDEVFLLTEDTVEVEDVLIPELLLQVRMTYLCKEDCKGLCPVCGADRNVTACTCESKQVDPRLAALAALLGDKKDPN, from the coding sequence ATGAGGATTGATCTAAAAAAACTCAGCGGCGTGTATGGAAGCAAAATCCCGTTTGCCGGCCAGGCTGATCTGTCGGCCGAAGCGGTGTACGGTGAATATCCGTTCCAGCAGCCAGTGCAATACGAAGGCGAGATCGTCAACCATTTGGGCGTGCTCAAGTTGACGGCTGGCGTGCAGGCGGTGTATTCCACCCATTGCGCGCGCTGCTTGAAACCGCTCGATGTGCCGCTCGAAGCGCAGGTCGAGACTGTGCTTTCCCGCGAAGGAGAAGAGGAGGACGAAGTTTTCCTTCTGACCGAGGACACGGTGGAAGTCGAGGATGTGCTCATCCCCGAGTTGTTGTTACAGGTGCGCATGACCTATCTCTGCAAGGAGGACTGCAAAGGGCTTTGCCCGGTTTGCGGTGCGGACCGCAATGTGACCGCATGCACGTGCGAGTCCAAGCAGGTGGATCCACGCCTGGCGGCGCTTGCCGCCCTTTTGGGGGACAAGAAGGATCCAAACTAG
- a CDS encoding RluA family pseudouridine synthase, with amino-acid sequence MKEYIISKNDSGQRLNKFLEKAVPLLPPGLMHKYFRLKRIKVNGKRSEPAYRLVEGDLIQLYINDEFFETPSEQEAYQKIQTPRLSIVYEDEHILLADKKPGMVVHADEQGDTDTLIAHIQAYLYQTGQWNPADALSFTPALCNRIDRNTGGIVIAAKTAEALRVMNDKIKQHELTKRYLCVVHGTPAPRKGLIENYLRRDEKRKQVQLFDHPAPGAKIAKTVYRTLASRDGLSLVECTLLTGRTHQIRAHMASLGCPLLGDGKYGRNEQNKRYRETGQLLYSYALTFQFQSDAGALAYLNGRTFTVQNIPFVQKYFPDWKCKPESL; translated from the coding sequence TTGAAAGAATACATCATTTCCAAAAACGACAGCGGCCAGCGCCTGAATAAATTCCTGGAAAAGGCTGTCCCCCTGCTCCCGCCCGGGCTGATGCACAAATATTTCCGGTTAAAGCGCATCAAAGTCAACGGCAAACGCTCGGAGCCGGCTTACCGCCTGGTCGAAGGCGACCTGATACAATTATACATCAACGATGAATTTTTTGAAACCCCTTCCGAACAAGAAGCCTATCAAAAAATTCAGACGCCGCGCCTGTCCATCGTCTACGAGGACGAGCACATCCTGCTGGCCGACAAAAAGCCCGGCATGGTCGTCCACGCCGACGAGCAGGGCGATACCGATACGCTCATCGCCCATATCCAGGCGTACCTCTACCAGACGGGCCAGTGGAACCCGGCCGACGCTCTGTCCTTCACCCCGGCGCTGTGCAACCGCATCGACCGCAACACGGGCGGCATCGTCATCGCGGCCAAGACCGCCGAAGCCCTGCGGGTGATGAACGACAAAATCAAGCAGCACGAACTGACCAAGCGGTATCTGTGCGTCGTACACGGCACCCCTGCCCCGCGCAAGGGCCTGATCGAAAACTATCTGCGGCGCGACGAAAAGCGCAAACAGGTGCAGCTTTTCGACCATCCCGCGCCGGGCGCCAAGATCGCCAAGACGGTCTATCGCACCCTGGCCAGCCGGGATGGGCTGTCGCTCGTCGAGTGTACGCTGCTGACCGGCCGCACCCATCAAATCCGCGCCCACATGGCGTCTCTGGGCTGCCCGCTGCTCGGCGACGGCAAATATGGCCGCAATGAGCAGAACAAGCGCTACCGCGAAACCGGCCAGCTGCTGTATTCGTACGCGCTGACCTTCCAGTTTCAGTCGGACGCCGGAGCGCTCGCGTATCTGAACGGCCGGACGTTCACGGTGCAAAACATTCCGTTTGTGCAAAAGTATTTCCCGGATTGGAAATGCAAACCGGAATCCCTCTAA